A region of Thermobifida halotolerans DNA encodes the following proteins:
- the greA gene encoding transcription elongation factor GreA, translating to MTETRDDNVTWLTQEAYDRLSQELEYLSGPGRIEIADRIEAAREEGDLRENGGYHAAKEEQGKIEARIAHLQSILNNARVGEAPHREGVVSPGMTVTIKFEGDDEEITFLLASREESGAPIDVYSPKSPLGEAINGKKAGDKATYKLPNGREATVEIIDAVPYGGGA from the coding sequence GTGACCGAGACCCGTGATGACAACGTCACCTGGCTCACTCAGGAGGCGTACGACCGGCTCAGCCAAGAGCTGGAGTACTTGTCAGGGCCTGGTCGCATCGAGATCGCCGATCGGATCGAAGCCGCTCGGGAAGAAGGCGACCTGAGGGAGAACGGCGGCTACCACGCCGCCAAGGAAGAGCAGGGGAAGATCGAGGCCCGTATCGCACACCTGCAGTCGATCCTGAACAACGCCCGCGTCGGTGAGGCCCCTCACCGCGAGGGCGTGGTCAGCCCCGGAATGACGGTGACGATCAAGTTCGAAGGGGACGACGAGGAGATCACCTTCCTCCTGGCCTCCCGCGAGGAGAGCGGAGCCCCGATCGACGTCTACTCCCCCAAGTCACCGCTGGGCGAGGCCATCAACGGCAAGAAGGCCGGTGACAAGGCCACCTACAAGCTCCCCAACGGCCGGGAGGCGACGGTGGAGATCATCGACGCCGTACCTTACGGAGGCGGAGCCTAA
- a CDS encoding DUF4307 domain-containing protein gives MPPQPENTTPTAARPVSGTRRRLGNQPFFFVLGVIAAVVFTIGWGIALFSYGGNSLGQVHHQTVAWKIVSDTEARISFQTNSRDGALCLINAYDAQHVEIGHTEVTVEGGLRDVEATINTVRRASAVQVVSCREQAFKSETANQ, from the coding sequence ATGCCGCCCCAGCCCGAAAACACCACGCCCACCGCCGCCCGGCCGGTTTCGGGCACGCGGCGACGCCTGGGCAACCAGCCGTTCTTCTTCGTACTCGGCGTCATCGCCGCCGTCGTCTTCACGATCGGCTGGGGCATCGCCCTGTTCAGCTACGGCGGCAACTCGCTGGGCCAGGTCCACCACCAGACGGTCGCCTGGAAGATCGTCTCCGACACCGAGGCCCGCATCTCCTTCCAGACCAACAGCCGCGACGGAGCGCTCTGTCTGATCAACGCCTACGACGCCCAGCACGTCGAGATCGGGCACACCGAGGTGACCGTCGAGGGCGGACTCCGCGACGTGGAGGCGACGATCAACACAGTTCGTCGAGCTTCGGCGGTACAAGTCGTCTCCTGCAGGGAACAAGCTTTCAAAAGCGAAACAGCCAACCAGTAG
- a CDS encoding thioredoxin domain-containing protein: MPNRLAQATSPYLLQHADNPVDWYPWGEEAFAEARRRDVPVLLSVGYAACHWCHVMAHESFEDEQTARIMNANFVNIKVDREERPDVDTVYMEATQAMTGQGGWPMTVFATPDGAPFYCGTYFPREHFQRLLLGVSQAWRADRVGVIDQGKRVVDALSAPRSLPGGPPPDDAALARAVELLAADYDQLNGGYGSAPKFPPSMVMEFLLRHHARVGDDAGADAARMVRHTAEAMARGGMYDQLGGGFARYSVDAAWVVPHFEKMLYDNALLLRCYTHLWRQTGDGLARRIALETADWMVAELRTDEGGFASALDADSEGEEGRYYVWTRPQLREVLGEEDGDWAADLFAVTEEGTFEHGTSVLQLRADPDDPRRYARVRDSLRRARAERVRPARDDKVVTAWNGLAIAGLAEAGALLDRPDLVDRARETARLLVDRHYADGRLVRASRDGVAGPSAGVLEDYADLAEGLLALHAVTGEPEWVGICGALLETVLTRFSDGSGGFYDTADDAESLFNRPQDFTDNATPSGWTAAAGALLSYAALTGSSRHRDAAEAALGVVAKLAEKAPRFAGWGLAVAEAFLAGPLEIAVVGPVEDPATGELHRTALLATAPGAVVTRGDGVDDGGIGLLRDRSPVGGHPAAYVCRNFTCRLPVTTVDSLTAELAGART; the protein is encoded by the coding sequence ATGCCCAACCGTCTCGCCCAAGCCACCAGCCCCTACCTGCTGCAGCACGCCGACAACCCGGTGGACTGGTACCCCTGGGGAGAGGAGGCGTTCGCCGAGGCACGACGGCGCGACGTGCCCGTCCTGCTGTCCGTCGGCTACGCCGCCTGCCACTGGTGCCATGTCATGGCGCACGAGTCGTTCGAGGACGAGCAGACCGCGCGCATCATGAACGCCAACTTCGTCAACATCAAGGTCGACCGCGAGGAACGGCCCGACGTGGACACGGTGTACATGGAGGCCACCCAGGCGATGACCGGGCAGGGCGGCTGGCCCATGACCGTCTTCGCCACGCCCGACGGCGCGCCCTTCTACTGCGGCACCTACTTTCCCCGGGAGCACTTCCAGCGGCTGCTGCTGGGCGTGTCCCAGGCGTGGCGCGCCGACCGCGTCGGAGTGATCGACCAGGGCAAACGCGTCGTCGACGCGCTGAGCGCACCCCGCTCCCTCCCCGGCGGCCCGCCGCCGGACGACGCGGCGCTCGCCAGGGCCGTCGAGCTGCTGGCGGCCGACTACGACCAGCTCAACGGCGGCTACGGCAGCGCACCCAAGTTCCCGCCGTCCATGGTCATGGAGTTCCTGCTGCGCCACCACGCCCGCGTCGGCGACGACGCCGGGGCCGACGCCGCGCGCATGGTCCGCCACACCGCCGAGGCGATGGCCCGAGGCGGCATGTACGACCAGCTCGGCGGGGGATTCGCACGCTACTCCGTGGACGCCGCCTGGGTGGTGCCGCACTTCGAGAAGATGCTGTACGACAACGCCCTGCTGCTGCGCTGCTACACCCACCTGTGGCGGCAGACCGGGGACGGCCTGGCCCGCCGGATCGCCCTGGAGACCGCCGACTGGATGGTCGCGGAGCTGCGCACCGACGAGGGCGGTTTCGCCAGCGCGCTGGACGCCGACAGCGAGGGCGAGGAGGGCCGCTACTACGTGTGGACCCGCCCGCAACTGCGGGAGGTCCTGGGCGAGGAGGACGGAGACTGGGCCGCCGACCTGTTCGCCGTCACCGAGGAGGGCACCTTCGAGCACGGCACGTCGGTGCTGCAGTTGCGCGCCGATCCCGACGACCCCCGGCGCTACGCCCGGGTCCGTGACAGCCTGCGCCGGGCGCGCGCCGAACGTGTCCGGCCCGCCCGCGACGACAAGGTGGTCACGGCGTGGAACGGGCTGGCGATCGCCGGTCTCGCGGAGGCCGGAGCCCTGCTGGACCGCCCCGACCTGGTGGATCGCGCCCGTGAGACGGCCCGGCTGCTGGTGGACCGCCACTACGCGGACGGGCGGTTGGTCCGCGCCTCGCGTGACGGGGTCGCGGGGCCGAGCGCGGGTGTGCTGGAGGACTACGCCGACCTCGCCGAAGGGCTGCTCGCCCTGCACGCCGTCACCGGCGAACCGGAGTGGGTGGGGATCTGCGGCGCCCTGCTGGAGACCGTGCTGACCCGCTTCTCCGACGGCTCGGGTGGGTTCTACGACACCGCCGACGACGCCGAGTCCCTGTTCAACCGGCCCCAGGACTTCACCGACAACGCCACCCCCTCGGGGTGGACCGCGGCCGCGGGCGCGCTGCTGAGCTACGCCGCGCTCACCGGTTCCAGCCGGCACCGCGACGCGGCCGAGGCCGCACTCGGAGTGGTCGCCAAGCTCGCGGAGAAGGCGCCCCGGTTCGCGGGGTGGGGACTGGCGGTGGCCGAGGCGTTCCTCGCGGGGCCGCTGGAGATCGCGGTGGTCGGACCGGTGGAGGACCCCGCGACCGGGGAACTCCACCGCACCGCGCTGCTGGCCACCGCTCCGGGGGCCGTGGTGACCAGGGGAGACGGTGTCGACGACGGCGGGATCGGACTGCTGCGGGACCGGTCGCCGGTCGGCGGGCACCCCGCGGCCTACGTGTGCCGCAACTTCACCTGTCGGCTGCCCGTCACCACAGTCGACTCCCTGACCGCCGAACTCGCCGGGGCCCGAACCTGA
- the mca gene encoding mycothiol conjugate amidase Mca codes for MSDRLRLMAVHAHPDDESSKGAATMARYVNEGAEVLVVTLTGGERGSILNPAMDRPEVLANIGEIRRKEMEEARRILGVRQEFAGFIDSGLPEGDPPPPLPEGCFAVQPLEVASEPLVRMVREFRPHVMLTYDEQGGYPHPDHIMCHKVSVEAFDAAADPTRYPGAGEPWQTLKLYYHVSFPRERFEAIAKILTDRGLENPFAEWMERMEKRDYPQWEITTRVRCDDYFETRDRALIAHATQIDPNGFWFAVPNDVQREAWPTEDFHLARSMVDTELPEDDLFAGIRDTV; via the coding sequence TTGTCCGACCGCTTGCGGCTCATGGCCGTGCATGCCCACCCCGACGACGAGTCGAGCAAGGGCGCAGCCACCATGGCGCGCTACGTGAACGAAGGCGCGGAAGTGCTGGTCGTCACCCTCACCGGTGGTGAACGCGGCTCGATCCTCAACCCCGCCATGGACCGCCCCGAGGTCCTGGCCAACATCGGCGAGATCCGCCGCAAGGAGATGGAGGAGGCCCGCCGCATCCTCGGCGTCCGCCAGGAGTTCGCGGGTTTCATCGACTCCGGGCTGCCCGAGGGCGACCCCCCGCCGCCGCTGCCCGAGGGCTGCTTCGCCGTGCAGCCGCTGGAGGTCGCCTCCGAACCACTGGTGCGCATGGTCCGCGAGTTCCGTCCGCACGTCATGCTCACCTACGACGAGCAGGGCGGCTACCCGCACCCCGACCACATCATGTGCCACAAGGTGTCCGTCGAGGCCTTCGACGCCGCCGCCGACCCGACGCGCTACCCCGGCGCCGGAGAGCCGTGGCAGACGCTCAAGCTCTACTACCACGTGTCCTTCCCGCGCGAGCGCTTCGAGGCCATCGCCAAGATCCTCACCGACCGTGGTCTGGAGAACCCGTTCGCCGAGTGGATGGAGCGGATGGAGAAGCGCGACTACCCGCAGTGGGAGATCACCACGCGGGTGAGGTGCGACGACTACTTCGAGACCCGCGACCGCGCCCTCATCGCGCACGCCACCCAGATCGACCCCAACGGCTTCTGGTTCGCCGTCCCCAACGACGTCCAACGTGAGGCGTGGCCCACCGAGGACTTCCACCTGGCCCGTTCGATGGTCGACACCGAACTGCCCGAGGACGACCTCTTCGCGGGCATCCGCGACACGGTGTGA
- a CDS encoding RNA polymerase sigma factor gives MTQADQSSGSIRPASAPGEEESLETLALRAREGDQSALEELLRRIQPDVLRRCARFLPYRQDAEEACQDALMRVASSIHRFRGDSMFTTWLYTVVSNSARQTYRSLKRRSAEMPTEADRMPHQSDPRTTSVIAGSRIDLLEALDQLERDRPNLVAPLVLRDLCQMEYGEIAAQLDLALGTVKSRIHEGRKRVRKALAVN, from the coding sequence GTGACCCAAGCAGATCAGTCTTCCGGATCAATACGCCCTGCCTCCGCCCCGGGCGAGGAGGAGTCCCTCGAAACCCTGGCGCTGCGCGCCAGGGAAGGCGACCAGTCCGCGCTCGAAGAGCTCCTGCGCCGTATCCAGCCCGACGTCCTGCGCCGCTGCGCCCGGTTCCTGCCCTACCGGCAGGACGCCGAGGAGGCCTGCCAGGACGCCCTCATGCGGGTGGCCTCCAGCATCCACCGGTTCCGCGGCGACTCGATGTTCACGACCTGGCTCTACACGGTGGTCTCCAACTCCGCGCGGCAGACCTACCGGTCGTTGAAGCGGCGCTCCGCCGAGATGCCCACCGAGGCCGACCGCATGCCGCACCAGAGCGACCCGCGCACCACCAGTGTCATCGCGGGCTCGCGGATCGACCTGCTGGAGGCCCTCGACCAGTTGGAGCGCGACCGGCCCAACCTGGTGGCGCCGCTGGTGCTGCGGGACCTGTGCCAGATGGAGTACGGGGAGATCGCCGCCCAGCTCGACCTGGCGCTGGGCACCGTCAAGTCCCGGATCCACGAGGGCCGCAAGCGGGTGCGCAAGGCACTCGCCGTGAACTAG
- a CDS encoding isoprenyl transferase — protein MGLLRIPLYRLYERRLERALSTVEMPRHVGVILDGNRRWAKVSGLSSPKEGHRAGAEKIFELLGWCDEVGVQVVTLWLLSTDNLSRPAEELEPLLAIIEQTVQRLRDEGRRVNPMGALDLLPDSTARIMKEAGAVTANNPGLIVNVAVGYGGRREIADAVRSLLLAEAAKGTTLEELAEQLDMDHIAEHLYTRGQPDPDLLIRTSGEQRLSGFLLWQSAHSEFYFCEVFWPAFRKVDFLRALRSYSVRQRRFGS, from the coding sequence ATGGGGCTGTTGCGCATCCCTCTCTACCGGTTGTACGAGCGACGTCTCGAGCGTGCGCTCAGCACGGTCGAGATGCCCAGACACGTGGGGGTCATCCTCGACGGGAACCGCCGGTGGGCCAAGGTCAGCGGGCTGTCCAGCCCGAAGGAGGGACACCGGGCCGGAGCCGAGAAGATCTTCGAACTGCTCGGCTGGTGCGACGAGGTCGGTGTGCAGGTGGTCACCCTGTGGCTGCTGTCCACCGACAACCTCTCCCGGCCCGCGGAGGAGCTGGAGCCGCTGCTGGCCATCATCGAGCAGACCGTCCAGCGGCTCCGGGACGAGGGGCGGCGGGTCAACCCCATGGGTGCCCTCGACCTGCTGCCCGACTCCACGGCCCGGATCATGAAGGAGGCGGGAGCCGTCACGGCGAACAACCCGGGACTGATCGTGAACGTGGCCGTGGGCTACGGGGGGCGGCGGGAGATCGCCGACGCGGTCCGTTCGCTGCTGCTGGCCGAGGCCGCCAAGGGCACCACACTGGAGGAGCTGGCCGAACAGCTCGACATGGACCACATCGCCGAGCACCTCTACACCCGTGGCCAGCCCGACCCCGACCTGTTGATCCGGACGTCGGGGGAGCAGCGCCTGTCCGGTTTCCTGCTGTGGCAGAGCGCCCACTCGGAGTTCTACTTCTGCGAGGTCTTCTGGCCCGCCTTCCGCAAGGTCGACTTCCTGCGCGCGCTGCGCTCCTACAGCGTCCGCCAGCGACGTTTCGGCTCCTGA
- a CDS encoding FIST signal transduction protein — MARFSDALATGVDLVSAAERAARQALGQLDGPADLVCVFVSGFDPEEVTLAGERVMALAEEATTIGCSADGVIGGGRGAEGQGAVSVWAAMLPGVTMTPFELAAVPEGDHLAVVGMFQPTPADRAVLLLANPYVFPAHSFVRRSEPVLGGLPIVGGLADGAYGGDSVRLFLQGETVQAGAVGLLIGGDGVLGTVVSQGCRPIGPSMAVTKAEDNVLLELAGTPAYEKLEDIVSTISPEEQDLAAEGLHIGIAIDEYADRHESGDFLIRGVLEADPEQGTVTIGDVVEVGQTVRFQVRDHDTAENDLLERLRLFARDTEGTAEGALLFSCNGRGSAMFPSPDHDVRCVRQALGIDAVGGFFAAGEIGPVAGRNHLHGFTACMLAFRG, encoded by the coding sequence GTGGCCCGGTTCAGCGATGCTCTGGCTACCGGGGTCGACCTGGTGAGCGCGGCCGAGCGCGCCGCTCGGCAGGCGCTCGGTCAACTCGACGGCCCGGCCGACCTCGTCTGCGTGTTCGTCAGCGGTTTCGACCCGGAGGAGGTGACGCTCGCCGGGGAGCGCGTCATGGCCCTGGCCGAGGAGGCGACCACCATCGGGTGCAGCGCCGACGGCGTCATCGGCGGAGGGCGCGGAGCCGAGGGGCAGGGCGCGGTGAGCGTGTGGGCGGCGATGCTGCCCGGCGTCACCATGACCCCCTTCGAACTCGCCGCGGTCCCCGAGGGGGACCATCTCGCGGTGGTCGGCATGTTCCAGCCCACGCCCGCCGACCGGGCGGTGCTGCTGCTGGCCAACCCGTACGTCTTCCCCGCGCACTCGTTCGTGCGCCGCAGCGAGCCCGTCCTGGGCGGCCTGCCCATCGTGGGCGGACTGGCCGACGGCGCGTACGGCGGCGACAGCGTCCGGCTGTTCCTGCAGGGCGAGACCGTGCAGGCGGGAGCGGTGGGCCTGCTGATCGGCGGGGACGGGGTGCTCGGAACGGTGGTCAGCCAGGGCTGCCGCCCCATCGGACCGTCCATGGCCGTCACCAAGGCGGAGGACAACGTCCTGCTGGAACTGGCGGGCACGCCCGCCTACGAGAAACTCGAGGACATCGTCAGCACGATCTCCCCCGAGGAGCAGGACCTGGCCGCGGAGGGGCTGCACATCGGCATCGCCATCGACGAGTACGCCGATCGGCACGAGAGCGGCGACTTCCTGATCCGGGGGGTGCTCGAAGCCGACCCCGAGCAGGGGACGGTCACCATCGGGGACGTCGTCGAGGTCGGTCAGACGGTCCGGTTCCAGGTCCGCGACCACGACACCGCCGAAAACGACCTGCTGGAACGGCTGCGCCTGTTCGCCCGCGACACCGAGGGAACCGCCGAGGGCGCCCTGCTGTTCTCCTGCAACGGCCGGGGCAGCGCCATGTTCCCCTCGCCCGACCACGACGTGCGCTGCGTGCGGCAGGCCCTCGGGATCGACGCGGTCGGCGGGTTCTTCGCCGCGGGTGAGATCGGGCCGGTGGCCGGACGCAACCACCTGCACGGTTTCACCGCCTGCATGCTGGCCTTCAGGGGATGA
- a CDS encoding serine/threonine-protein kinase, with translation MAQPERFGRYRVLRRLGSGSFATVWLGHDDLLDTPVAIKVLAENWAHNLDIHQRFVEEARILRQADSEWLVRVHDIGTLPDERPYFVMTYADRGSVADRASEGPLPMDEALRLLTEIGQGVTVLHRHGTIHRDIKPSNVLLQSSPVGERVLVADLGFAKSIDEASGFTASAGTPGYMSPEQSVIGGDIDVRADVYSLGAVAYELLTGRRPPRPPVRIPPSRLRPGLPSALDELIMSALSPNRADRPPDAATFTDRIREIRMSPDLESAVPWWQRHRTAWARLGAATVVAAAVLSVTTAAAASPSLPLVDVYDSSGELHVRVPIPWARQMQISGWSPRELGMPGGHEPGLLVATDVAAWSDPDAQVSGLFAGLLASGTRQPDLARLISSGPCEGEPQRQRYVNARWNGEVWQWSDCSSEGVFTVAALHHRERDQTLYLEIRQSEHQPLVVAEILDGTRLTS, from the coding sequence GTGGCACAACCGGAGCGTTTCGGGCGTTATCGCGTCCTACGGCGGCTGGGGTCGGGCTCGTTCGCCACCGTCTGGTTGGGACACGACGACCTGCTCGACACCCCGGTCGCCATCAAGGTGCTCGCCGAGAACTGGGCGCACAACCTCGACATCCACCAGCGGTTCGTCGAGGAGGCGCGCATCCTGCGCCAGGCCGACTCCGAGTGGCTGGTGCGCGTCCACGACATCGGTACCCTGCCCGACGAGCGCCCGTACTTCGTGATGACCTACGCCGACCGGGGCAGCGTCGCCGACCGGGCCTCCGAAGGCCCCCTGCCGATGGACGAGGCGCTGCGCCTGCTCACCGAGATCGGCCAGGGCGTCACGGTGCTGCACCGGCACGGCACCATCCACCGCGACATCAAACCGTCGAACGTGCTGCTGCAGTCCAGCCCGGTCGGTGAACGGGTCCTCGTGGCCGACCTGGGATTCGCCAAGAGCATCGACGAGGCGTCCGGGTTCACCGCGTCCGCGGGCACCCCCGGGTACATGTCCCCCGAGCAGAGCGTCATCGGCGGCGACATCGACGTGCGCGCCGACGTGTACTCACTGGGCGCGGTCGCCTACGAACTGCTGACCGGCAGACGCCCGCCGCGCCCGCCGGTGCGGATACCGCCGAGCCGGCTGCGTCCGGGCCTGCCCTCCGCCCTCGACGAACTGATCATGTCGGCGCTGTCGCCGAACCGCGCCGACCGTCCCCCCGACGCGGCCACCTTCACCGACCGCATCCGGGAGATCCGCATGTCCCCCGACCTGGAGTCGGCGGTGCCGTGGTGGCAGCGGCACCGGACCGCCTGGGCGCGTCTGGGCGCGGCGACCGTGGTGGCCGCCGCCGTGCTGTCGGTGACCACGGCGGCCGCGGCCTCCCCGAGCCTGCCCCTGGTGGACGTCTACGACTCCAGCGGCGAGCTGCACGTCCGCGTCCCGATCCCGTGGGCCCGCCAGATGCAGATCAGCGGATGGTCGCCGCGGGAACTGGGCATGCCCGGCGGCCACGAACCGGGACTGCTGGTCGCCACCGACGTGGCCGCCTGGTCCGACCCCGACGCGCAGGTGTCGGGGCTGTTCGCCGGGCTGCTCGCCTCCGGCACCCGGCAGCCGGACCTGGCGCGGCTGATCTCCTCCGGTCCCTGCGAGGGCGAACCGCAACGGCAGCGGTACGTCAACGCCCGCTGGAACGGCGAGGTGTGGCAGTGGTCCGACTGCTCCTCGGAGGGCGTGTTCACCGTCGCCGCCCTGCACCACCGCGAACGCGACCAGACCCTGTACCTGGAGATCCGCCAGTCCGAGCACCAGCCCCTGGTCGTGGCGGAGATCCTGGACGGCACCCGGCTGACGTCGTGA
- a CDS encoding RDD family protein — translation MSTSPWHNPQQPYGIPHPYPGVAGGYPPPRPSPGVRVHPVLGLPLAGFGHRLGARVIDYVLLTILVSLLTFGILLFLFVAYPEMEETSRAFDGVLGLLFLFGWGVAAFLYDWFFVAAASRTPGKMMTGLKVVSVTGAPPAQGQSALRSAAFGLPHSLPCLGHVLVFVACLFVLGDENSQALHDKMSRTVVVVTR, via the coding sequence GTGAGCACTTCCCCTTGGCACAACCCGCAACAGCCGTACGGGATCCCCCACCCCTACCCCGGGGTGGCGGGAGGCTACCCGCCGCCCCGGCCGTCCCCCGGCGTCCGCGTCCACCCCGTGCTGGGGCTGCCCCTCGCCGGTTTCGGGCACCGTCTGGGCGCGCGGGTCATCGACTACGTCCTCCTGACCATCCTGGTGTCACTGCTCACCTTCGGCATCCTGCTGTTCCTCTTCGTGGCCTACCCCGAGATGGAGGAGACCTCCAGGGCGTTCGACGGCGTGCTCGGTCTGCTGTTCCTCTTCGGCTGGGGAGTGGCCGCCTTCCTGTACGACTGGTTCTTCGTCGCCGCGGCCAGCCGCACCCCCGGCAAGATGATGACCGGGCTCAAGGTGGTCAGCGTCACCGGCGCGCCCCCGGCGCAGGGGCAGAGCGCCCTGCGCAGCGCGGCGTTCGGACTGCCGCACTCGCTGCCGTGCCTGGGGCACGTCCTCGTCTTCGTGGCCTGCCTGTTCGTGCTCGGCGACGAGAACTCCCAGGCGCTGCACGACAAGATGTCGCGGACGGTTGTCGTGGTCACCCGGTGA